CGCCGGACTGATCGGCGCGGCCGCCGCGGGCGTCGCCGCCTCCGAGCTCTCCCGCGCCGGAGCCGGGACGCGGGGGCGAACGGCCACCTGACCCGGCCGCCCCGCGGTCACCTGGCCTCCGACCTCCCCGGCCGTGCGAGGACGGGCCTCCCCCGTGCCCGCACGCACCGGCACCGGGCGCCCTTCGGGGCACCGCGGTGCCCCCGCTTCCACCCCGCCGCCCGAACTCCAGGAAACGCCCATGGACCTCCTCCACAACACCGTCCAGCCCTATGACTGGGGCTCCCGCACCCTGCTGCCGGAACTCATGGGCGAGCCGCCCACCGGAGCGCCCCAGGCCGAACTCTGGATGGGCGCCCACCCGGCGGCGCCCTCCCGCGTGCTCAGGGAGAACGTCCTCACCCCCCTGGACCGGGTGGTCGCCGGGAACCCGGAGGGTGAGCTCGGAGCGGCCACCGTGCGCCGGTTCGGGCCCCGGCTCCCGTTCCTGCTCAAGCTCCTGGCCGCGGACGCGCCGCTCTCCGTCCAGGTGCACCCGGACCTCGCCCAGGCCCAGGCCGGGTTCGCCCGGGAGAACGCGCTCGGCGTGCCCCTGGACGCGGCCCACCGCACCTACCGCGACGACCAGCACAAGCCGGAGATGATCGTCGCCCTCACCCCGTTCCGGGGGCTGTGCGGCTTCCGGGCCTCGTCGGACGCCGCCGACCTGCTCGACTCCCTGGAGGTGCCGGCGCTCCGGCCGTATGCCGACACCCTGCGGGCCGCCCCCGAGCCCCAGGCGCTCGCGGAGGTGTTCCGGGCCTTCCTCCGCCCGCCGGCGGGCCTCCTCGGCGCCGTCGCCAGGGCGCTGGCCGTCGCGGCGGAGGGTCCCGCCGAGGCCCGCATCACCGCCTACGACCGCATCGCGCGGGCCTACCCGGGCGACTCCGGGCTCCTCTCCGCGCTGCTGCTCCGGTACGTCGAGCTGAGCCCCGGCGAGGCGCTGTTCCTCGGCGCCGGCGTCCCGCACGCGTACCTCTCCGGGCTCGGCGTGGAGATCATGGCGAGCTCCGACAACGTCCTGCGGTGCGGACTGACCTCCAAGCACGTCGACGCCGAGGAGCTGACCCGGATCGTCCGCTTCGACGCCCCCGCGGCCCGCGTGCTGACTCCCCGGGACGAGGAGGGCGAGGAGGTGTACCCGGCGCCGGTGGACGACTTCCGCCTGTCGCGGTACCTCCTGCGGGTCGGCGAGCCGTGGCGGCGCCTCACTCTGGACGCCCCGCAGATCCTCCTCTGCACCGCCGGGACCGTGACCGTCACCTCATCCGGGCAGGGCCTCGGCATCGGCCCGGGACGGGCCGTGTACGTGGCGGCGGGCGTCGAGGCGGGGCTGGAAGGGAGCGGGACGGTGTTCCGCGCCACGACGGGCACCGCGGAACGCCTCGGCTGAACGGTCGGGCCGGGCCACGAAACCCTCATGGGCCTTAACCGGTTATGTTCCAGCTCTTGTGATCGGCCAAGACGGCCCCTAGCCTCCAATCGAAAGCCGGGAATCGGCAGGAGAAATCGCCGACCGATCGAGGCGACGACCTGAACCGCACCCGCGGAGAATCCCCACCGCCCGGAATCGAGCCGCAGCACCATCCGGGCGGTGGGGCCCGGCGGCTGTCCGCCCGCCACGCGTGGACCCTCCCCCGGGCCACCGGCCCCGGCCGGCCGCGATCTCACTCCATGTCAGGCAGCACCGCGCCCGCTCTCCTCGCGGGACGCGGTACCGAATTGGGAGCACCACATGAACAGGACACGGGTCCTCTCGGCGGCGACGCTGCTCGCCCTCGCCGCCACGATCACCTCGATCCCCGCCACCGCCCAGGCCGCCGAGCGCGCGGACGGCTTCCGCGTCGTGGACGGACGACTCGTCGACGCCACCGGCAAAGACTTTGTCCTGCGCGGCGTCAACCACGCCCACGCCTGGTACACGGACCGCACCGGACGGTCCCTCGCCGACATCAAGGCACTCGGCGCCAACTCGGTCCGGGTGGTGCTCTCCACCGGCGCCCGCTGGACGAAGAACAACGCCGCCGACGTCGCGGACGTCGTCGCCCGGTGCAAGGCCAACCGGCTCGTCTGCGTCCTGGAGGCCCACGACACCACCGGCTACGGCGAGCAGAGCGACGCGGCCTCCCTCTCCGACGCCGTGGACTACTGGCTGGAGGTGGCGGACGCCCTCAAGGGGCAGGAGAAGTACGTCATCGTCAACCTCGGCAACGAGCCGCACGGAAACGCCGGCTACCCCGCCTGGACGCAGGACACCAAGGACGCCATCGGCCGGCTGCGCGCGGCCGGCTTCGACCACACCCTGATGGTCGACGCTCCCAACTGGGGGCAGGACTGGTCCGGCACCATGCGCGAGAACGCCCCCGCCGTCTTCGCCTCCGACCCCGACCGCAACACCGTCTTCTCCATCCACATGTACGGCGTGTATGACACCGCCGCCGAGGTCGAAGAGTACCTCGGCAGCTTCGTCGACCGCGGACTGCCCATCGTCGTGGGCGAGTTCGGCCACGACCACTCGGACGGCAACCCCGACGAGGACGCCATCATGGCCACCGCCCGCCGACTCGACCTCGGCTACCTCGGCTGGTCCTGGAGCGGCAACGGCGGCGGCGTCGATTACCTCGACCTCGCCACCGGCTTCGACGCCGACCGGCTCACCCCCTGGGGCGAGCGCCTCTTCCACGGCCCCGACGGCATCCGGCAGACCTCCCAGGAGGCCGGCGTGTACCGGCGCGGCTGCTCGGTCGCCCACCGCCTCGACGACTGGGGCACCGGCTTCAACGCCGACATCAGCGTCCGCAACACCGGCGAACAGCCCCTCAAGGGCTGGAAGCTCGACTTCGCCCTCCCGGAGGGCGCCACGGTGAACTCCGCCTGGAACGCCTCCGTCACCCAGGACGGCCGCCAGGTCCGCGCCACCAGCGAGTCCTGGACCGCGCCCGTCCCGGTCGGCGGGGCCGTGAGCTTCGGCGTCATCGTCACGGGCCCCGGCGCCGTGCCCGCCTCCTTCAGCCTCGACGGCGTCCCCTGCGCCAAGGGCTGACCCCCGTACCGCATCCGCCGCACCGGGTGCGAGAGGAGCGGGTTCCGCCGGCACGTCCCTGCCCCGGAACCCGCTCCTCGCCCGCTTCCGCCGCCTCCTGAGGGAGGAGGGAGACGACGTTGAGGGGCATACCCGTACCGGTATGCCCCTCAACGTCGTGCGCGACCGCCTACGTGCGGCGAGGCGGCCCCGTCGACCCCCTCGGCGTCAGGGACGGGGTGGGC
The Streptomyces roseofulvus genome window above contains:
- the manA gene encoding mannose-6-phosphate isomerase, class I codes for the protein MDLLHNTVQPYDWGSRTLLPELMGEPPTGAPQAELWMGAHPAAPSRVLRENVLTPLDRVVAGNPEGELGAATVRRFGPRLPFLLKLLAADAPLSVQVHPDLAQAQAGFARENALGVPLDAAHRTYRDDQHKPEMIVALTPFRGLCGFRASSDAADLLDSLEVPALRPYADTLRAAPEPQALAEVFRAFLRPPAGLLGAVARALAVAAEGPAEARITAYDRIARAYPGDSGLLSALLLRYVELSPGEALFLGAGVPHAYLSGLGVEIMASSDNVLRCGLTSKHVDAEELTRIVRFDAPAARVLTPRDEEGEEVYPAPVDDFRLSRYLLRVGEPWRRLTLDAPQILLCTAGTVTVTSSGQGLGIGPGRAVYVAAGVEAGLEGSGTVFRATTGTAERLG
- a CDS encoding cellulase family glycosylhydrolase, whose protein sequence is MNRTRVLSAATLLALAATITSIPATAQAAERADGFRVVDGRLVDATGKDFVLRGVNHAHAWYTDRTGRSLADIKALGANSVRVVLSTGARWTKNNAADVADVVARCKANRLVCVLEAHDTTGYGEQSDAASLSDAVDYWLEVADALKGQEKYVIVNLGNEPHGNAGYPAWTQDTKDAIGRLRAAGFDHTLMVDAPNWGQDWSGTMRENAPAVFASDPDRNTVFSIHMYGVYDTAAEVEEYLGSFVDRGLPIVVGEFGHDHSDGNPDEDAIMATARRLDLGYLGWSWSGNGGGVDYLDLATGFDADRLTPWGERLFHGPDGIRQTSQEAGVYRRGCSVAHRLDDWGTGFNADISVRNTGEQPLKGWKLDFALPEGATVNSAWNASVTQDGRQVRATSESWTAPVPVGGAVSFGVIVTGPGAVPASFSLDGVPCAKG